A genomic window from Megalobrama amblycephala isolate DHTTF-2021 linkage group LG2, ASM1881202v1, whole genome shotgun sequence includes:
- the LOC125262981 gene encoding trace amine-associated receptor 13c-like, which translates to MSNWGATNTENETIQYCFPNNNLSCTKNVKPGAEYIIVYIFISTISVFTVFLNLLVIISIAHFKQLHTPTNVLIFSLAVADLIVGLIVMPVQGIKLIEPCWFFGEIFCSIFPYILYVVTTASLGNLIIISVDRYIAVNDPLRYSSRVNINRAVFSIVVNWVFSCIYSFFLLYDSLLYPEKNHTCIGECVLFIKLGYIITDVLVTLVTPCCLIISLYLKICFVAKHQAEHINSLRDKKAKSEKKASRTLGVVVMVYLLCWIPYYLAALTLGQDKGDSFVINLMYWILCMNSCMNPLIYAMFYRWFRLSAKYILTLKIFEPSSEYLNLFLEEK; encoded by the coding sequence ATGTCTAACTGGGGTGCGACAAACACAGAAAATGAAACAATCCAATACTGCTTTCCGAACAACAATTTGTCTTGCACCAAAAATGTAAAACCTGGAGCCGAGTacattattgtgtacatattcATTTCTACAATATCAGTATTCACTGTGTTTCTGAACTTGCTGGTGATCATCTCCATCGCTCACTTCAAACAGCTCCACACTCCAACCAATGTGCTGATCTTTTCTCTGGCAGTGGCTGATCTGATTGTGGGACTGATTGTTATGCCAGTACAGGGCATCAAATTGATTGAGCCATGCTGGTTCTTTGGAGAAATTTTTTGCTCGATATTTCCTTATATTTTGTATGTGGTTACTACAGCATCTCTTGGTaatttgattattatatctgtGGATCGTTACATTGCTGTGAATGACCCTTTGCGATATTCATCACGGGTAAATATTAACAGAGCAGTTTTTTCTATTGTTGTAAACTGGGTATTTTCCTGcatatattctttttttcttttgtatgaCTCTTTACTCTATCCAGAGAAAAATCATACATGTATTGGAGAATGTGTACTTTTTATTAAGTTGGGATATATCATAACAGATGTCTTAGTTACTTTAGTGACACCTTGTTGTTTAATCATTTCTTTATATCTGAAAATCTGCTTTGTAGCAAAACATCAAGCTGAACATATCAACTCACTCAGAGACAAAAAGGCCAAGTCAGAAAAAAAGGCTTCAAGAACCTTAGGTGTTGTTGTAATGGTTTATCTTCTATGTTGGATACCATATTATTTAGCTGCTCTTACTCTTGGGCAAGATAAAGGTGACTCCTTTGtcattaatttaatgtattGGATTTTATGCATGAATTCATGCATGAATCCACTTATTTATGCAATGTTTTATAGATGGTTTCGATTATCAGCGAAATACATTTTGACTCTGAAAATATTCGAACCTTCATCAGAATACTTGAACCTATTCCTGGAAGAGAAATGA